The following are from one region of the Euzebyales bacterium genome:
- the purD gene encoding phosphoribosylamine--glycine ligase has product MKVLVIGGGGREHALCWGLDRADSVGAIDCAPGNAGIADVATCHPAVDPVDRDAVVDLARSMEADLVVVGPEAPLVAGVADAVRAAGIPVFGPSSGAARIEGSKQFAKDVMTAAGVATARYWSGDDPDLAVAALDDFAPPYVVKADGLAAGKGVSICEDRDAAVAAIEETMIAGLFGDAGNVIVIEEYLVGPEVSVLALCDGADCRPLAPAQDFKRAFDGDEGPNTGGMGAWCPYPLDDATVAALERGVFRPVLAELAARDLPFVGVLYAGLVLTERGPQVLEFNARFGDPEAQVVVPRIRTDLGVLLRACAEGTLAAAPEMRWDERSCVTVVLASGGYPGAYETGVVIDGLDRVTRDGAIVFHAGTSRDGDDVVTAGGRVLAVSGLGDGVADARAVAYAAADTITFDGLHRREDIARRAPTV; this is encoded by the coding sequence ATGAAGGTGCTGGTGATCGGTGGCGGAGGCCGCGAGCACGCCCTGTGCTGGGGGCTGGACCGTGCGGACTCCGTCGGCGCCATCGACTGCGCCCCCGGCAACGCCGGCATCGCCGACGTCGCGACGTGCCACCCCGCCGTCGACCCCGTCGACCGTGACGCCGTAGTGGACCTGGCGCGGTCGATGGAGGCGGACCTCGTGGTGGTCGGACCCGAGGCGCCCCTGGTCGCGGGCGTCGCCGACGCGGTCCGAGCCGCCGGGATCCCGGTGTTCGGGCCGTCGTCGGGCGCGGCGCGCATCGAGGGGTCAAAGCAGTTCGCGAAGGACGTGATGACGGCTGCCGGCGTCGCCACCGCCCGCTACTGGAGCGGTGACGACCCCGATCTCGCGGTCGCCGCGCTCGACGACTTCGCGCCGCCCTACGTCGTCAAGGCCGACGGCCTGGCCGCCGGCAAGGGTGTCAGCATCTGCGAGGACCGCGATGCCGCCGTGGCTGCGATCGAGGAGACGATGATCGCCGGCCTGTTCGGTGACGCCGGCAACGTCATCGTGATCGAGGAGTACCTCGTCGGGCCGGAGGTGTCGGTGCTCGCCCTCTGCGACGGCGCGGACTGCCGCCCGCTGGCGCCGGCGCAGGACTTCAAGCGCGCGTTCGACGGCGACGAGGGCCCGAACACCGGGGGCATGGGCGCGTGGTGTCCGTATCCGCTGGACGACGCGACGGTGGCAGCGCTGGAGCGCGGCGTGTTCCGTCCCGTGCTCGCCGAGCTCGCCGCGCGTGATCTGCCGTTCGTCGGCGTCCTGTACGCCGGACTCGTGCTGACCGAGCGTGGCCCGCAGGTGCTCGAGTTCAACGCCAGGTTCGGCGATCCGGAGGCCCAGGTGGTGGTGCCCCGGATCCGCACCGACCTGGGTGTGCTGCTGCGAGCGTGTGCCGAGGGCACGCTCGCGGCTGCCCCTGAGATGCGCTGGGACGAGCGCTCCTGCGTGACCGTCGTGCTGGCATCGGGCGGCTATCCGGGCGCGTACGAGACCGGCGTGGTCATCGACGGCCTGGACCGGGTCACGAGAGACGGCGCGATCGTGTTCCACGCGGGAACCTCGCGCGACGGCGATGACGTGGTGACCGCGGGAGGCCGTGTGCTGGCGGTCTCCGGCCTCGGCGACGGCGTCGCGGATGCGCGGGCCGTCGCGTACGCGGCAGCCGACACCATCACCTTCGACGGCCTGCACCGTCGCGAGGACATCGCACGCCGGGCTCCGACCGTCTGA
- a CDS encoding adenylosuccinate synthase has protein sequence MSAIIVVGTQWGDEGKGKATDLLADSVDYVVRYQGGNNAGHTVVVGDVTLKLHLVPSGVMYDHVTPVIADGVVVDPGVLLTELDQLVDQGLDASRLRISGNAHLIMPYHLELDRLTERHLGRQKLGTTKRGIGPAYADKASRVGLRVQDLYDMKIFRQKLDTVLKEKNAILSRVYNRLPMKAADIETTYRVYAERLGPYIADTGTLLHDALDSGRAVLLEGAQGTLLDLDHGTYPFVTSSNPVAGGALTGSGLGPDRITRVIGITKAYVTRVGSGPFPTELGADGASADSQALAERMTEAGGEYGTTTGRRRRVGWFDAVLARYARRVNGLTEQFLTKLDVLSQFDTLRVCRAYRYQDSEYEHFPPHQSIIHRATPVYEDLPGWRTDITEVENFADLPKEAQAYVDHLEELTQVPIRWVSVGPARGQTLERG, from the coding sequence ATGTCCGCCATCATCGTCGTCGGCACCCAGTGGGGTGACGAGGGCAAAGGCAAGGCCACCGATCTGCTCGCAGACAGCGTCGACTACGTCGTGCGCTACCAGGGAGGCAACAACGCCGGACACACGGTGGTCGTCGGCGATGTCACGCTCAAGCTCCACCTGGTGCCATCGGGCGTCATGTACGACCACGTCACACCGGTGATCGCCGATGGGGTCGTCGTCGACCCCGGGGTGCTGCTGACCGAGCTGGATCAACTCGTTGATCAGGGTCTGGACGCCTCACGCCTGCGCATCAGCGGCAACGCCCACCTGATCATGCCCTACCACCTGGAGCTCGACCGGTTGACCGAACGGCACCTCGGTCGGCAGAAGCTCGGCACCACCAAGCGTGGCATCGGGCCGGCATACGCAGACAAGGCCTCTCGGGTCGGCCTGCGCGTGCAGGACCTGTACGACATGAAGATCTTCCGCCAGAAGCTCGACACGGTGCTCAAGGAGAAGAACGCGATCCTGTCGCGGGTTTACAACCGGCTGCCGATGAAGGCCGCGGACATCGAGACCACGTACCGGGTGTACGCGGAGCGGTTGGGCCCGTACATCGCCGACACGGGCACGCTGCTGCACGACGCGCTGGACTCGGGTCGCGCCGTGCTGCTGGAAGGGGCACAGGGCACGCTGCTCGACCTCGACCACGGCACGTATCCGTTCGTGACGTCATCGAACCCGGTGGCGGGGGGCGCGCTGACCGGCTCGGGGCTCGGCCCCGACCGCATCACCCGGGTGATCGGCATCACCAAGGCGTACGTCACGCGCGTCGGCTCGGGACCGTTCCCCACCGAGCTCGGCGCCGACGGGGCGTCCGCGGACAGCCAGGCGCTGGCCGAGCGGATGACCGAGGCCGGCGGTGAGTACGGGACGACCACGGGTCGCCGACGGCGGGTCGGGTGGTTCGACGCGGTGCTCGCACGGTACGCCCGGCGGGTCAACGGGCTGACCGAGCAGTTCCTCACGAAGCTCGACGTCCTCAGTCAGTTCGACACGCTGCGCGTGTGCCGGGCCTACCGCTATCAGGACAGCGAGTACGAGCACTTCCCGCCGCACCAGTCGATCATCCACCGGGCGACGCCGGTCTACGAGGACCTGCCGGGGTGGCGCACCGACATCACCGAGGTGGAGAACTTCGCGGACCTGCCGAAGGAGGCACAGGCCTACGTCGACCACCTGGAGGAGCTGACGCAGGTGCCGATCCGTTGGGTATCGGTCGGCCCCGCCCGTGGCCAGACCCTGGAGCGTGGCTGA
- a CDS encoding beta-propeller fold lactonase family protein — protein MILLVLLAAATAVGWAASPALTTTLLDPVRAAFSDDPAPAQAQATEAAASTAPSDITASAAPTQPATPARRHRVRIATRPQGAKVIITPPDGGPAITGTTPFATEVPEGRPTVTVTHRGRQPLTRRVKVDRNRVLRWWLDPRGQLHHKVAQFRTGSAPKQVAFSPDGRELWVTLLGGPGVEVYRPRSGRRLATVDLGDHGAVEVIFTADGTTAFASQMESASVFEIDTATRRVRRQLRTGGSWTKVMALSPDESRLYASNWSSNDVSEIDLDTGRVRRRLRTVATPRGLFVTDDGDTLYVAGFDAGQVQRIDLRDGSSRILETTGGAMRHLVGDPDRGRLYADDMGTDAVYVHDMSGRRVRELADTDAKPNTIDLGADGRVLYVSNRGANNPQSYYLPGPEWGSVLAFDARSGEPLDAIVGGNQTTGLDVSDDGSLLAFSDFLDNRVQVYEVPPHDELAAGDGGRFGRHRADLVK, from the coding sequence GTGATCCTGCTGGTGCTGCTGGCCGCCGCGACCGCGGTCGGATGGGCCGCGTCGCCCGCGCTGACGACCACGCTGCTGGATCCCGTGCGCGCCGCGTTCTCCGACGACCCGGCACCCGCGCAGGCGCAGGCGACGGAGGCGGCCGCGTCAACCGCCCCGTCCGACATCACAGCCTCCGCCGCGCCGACGCAACCCGCGACACCGGCGCGGCGACACCGCGTGCGCATCGCCACCCGGCCGCAGGGCGCGAAGGTCATTATCACGCCGCCCGACGGCGGTCCGGCGATCACCGGAACGACGCCGTTCGCCACGGAGGTGCCGGAGGGCCGACCGACCGTCACGGTGACCCACCGCGGCCGGCAGCCCCTGACCCGGCGGGTCAAGGTCGACCGGAACCGGGTGCTGCGCTGGTGGTTGGACCCGCGCGGACAGCTCCATCACAAGGTCGCACAGTTCCGGACCGGATCGGCACCGAAACAGGTGGCGTTCTCGCCTGACGGCCGCGAGCTGTGGGTCACACTGCTGGGCGGTCCCGGTGTCGAGGTCTACCGGCCGCGCTCGGGCCGGCGGTTGGCGACGGTCGACCTCGGCGATCACGGTGCGGTCGAGGTCATCTTCACCGCCGACGGGACGACGGCGTTCGCCAGCCAGATGGAGAGCGCGTCGGTGTTCGAGATCGACACCGCGACGCGCCGCGTCCGCCGACAGCTGCGCACGGGTGGATCGTGGACCAAGGTCATGGCGCTGAGCCCGGACGAGTCGAGGCTCTACGCTTCGAACTGGTCGAGCAACGACGTGTCGGAGATCGATCTCGACACCGGGCGCGTGCGGCGCCGGCTGCGCACGGTCGCCACGCCACGTGGGCTCTTCGTCACCGACGACGGCGACACCCTGTACGTGGCCGGTTTCGACGCGGGACAGGTCCAACGGATCGATCTGCGCGACGGATCGTCACGCATCCTCGAGACCACCGGCGGCGCGATGCGCCACCTCGTCGGGGATCCGGACCGAGGGCGTCTCTACGCGGACGACATGGGCACCGACGCGGTCTACGTGCACGACATGAGTGGGCGTCGCGTGCGCGAACTGGCCGACACGGACGCCAAGCCGAACACCATCGACCTCGGTGCCGACGGCCGCGTGCTGTACGTCTCGAACCGGGGTGCCAACAACCCGCAGTCCTACTACCTGCCGGGTCCCGAGTGGGGGTCGGTGCTGGCGTTCGACGCGCGCAGCGGGGAACCGCTCGACGCGATCGTCGGGGGCAACCAGACCACAGGGCTCGACGTGTCCGACGACGGCAGCCTGCTGGCGTTCTCGGACTTCCTCGACAACCGGGTGCAGGTCTACGAGGTGCCACCCCACGACGAATTGGCGGCGGGCGACGGTGGACGCTTCGGCCGCCACCGCGCCGATCTCGTGAAGTAG
- a CDS encoding MaoC family dehydratase, which translates to MDTTTSTTTTGAPPIRRTAVWPRGVPAVGQTAERSRTIGPDDIDTFAAISGDRNPLHYDAAFAGSTKLGGIVVQSGLITAIINGAAAEGVPGPGSVFMNTNLDFKAPVRPGDTITGRVEVLEVREDKPIMKIRATVTRQDGVVSVDGTCVSYTFPMPG; encoded by the coding sequence ATGGACACCACGACCAGCACGACCACGACCGGTGCGCCCCCGATCCGCAGGACGGCCGTCTGGCCTCGCGGGGTCCCGGCCGTCGGCCAGACCGCCGAGCGGTCGCGGACGATCGGGCCGGACGACATCGACACCTTCGCCGCCATCAGCGGCGACCGCAACCCGCTGCACTACGATGCCGCGTTCGCCGGCTCGACGAAGCTCGGCGGCATCGTCGTCCAGAGCGGCCTGATCACAGCGATCATCAACGGCGCGGCCGCCGAGGGGGTGCCCGGGCCGGGGTCGGTCTTCATGAACACGAACCTGGACTTCAAGGCGCCGGTGCGACCCGGTGACACCATCACCGGCCGCGTCGAGGTCCTCGAGGTCCGCGAGGACAAGCCGATCATGAAGATCCGCGCGACGGTCACCCGCCAGGACGGCGTCGTGTCGGTCGATGGCACCTGCGTCAGCTACACGTTCCCGATGCCGGGCTGA
- a CDS encoding PFL family protein, translating into MIRSDPIFDTIRMFQEEHLDVRTVTLGLDLQDCSSPVARHLRDKVHAKIVRHAGDLGRATADIERRFGIPVVNRRIAVSPMASVAAGHGHDDLIAIAGTLDGAAGAVGVDLIGGYSALVHKHSTPTARALIDSLPEALATTDRVCASVNVASTRAGINMDAVLQAGRTVRAIADADADHHGFACAKLVVFANMPDDNPFMAGAVHGQGEADAVVNIGVSGPGVVARALQRLIDHVGPEHLTLADVAEEIKITAFRVTRVGELIGRELAERLGVAFGIVDLSLAPTPKVGDSIGEILQTMGVVEVGAPGSTAAIALLNDAVKKGGAFASSSVGGLSGAFIPVMEDATLAQAAADGSLTLDKLEAMTSVCSVGLDMIAIPGDTPGETVAALIADEMAIGVSNNKTTAARLIPVPGMTAGDHVSFGGLFGESVVLPVRGVAGSDRFVRFGGRIPAPVQSLRN; encoded by the coding sequence ATGATCCGGTCCGATCCGATCTTCGACACCATCCGGATGTTCCAGGAGGAGCACCTGGACGTGCGGACCGTCACGTTGGGACTCGACCTGCAGGACTGCTCCAGCCCGGTCGCCCGGCACCTGCGCGACAAGGTGCACGCCAAGATCGTCCGCCACGCCGGCGACCTGGGCCGCGCGACGGCCGACATCGAGCGGCGGTTCGGGATCCCGGTCGTCAACCGGCGGATCGCCGTCTCGCCCATGGCGTCCGTCGCAGCAGGTCACGGTCATGACGATCTGATCGCCATCGCCGGCACCCTCGACGGGGCGGCGGGCGCCGTCGGCGTCGACCTGATCGGCGGCTACAGCGCACTGGTGCACAAGCACAGCACGCCCACGGCCAGGGCGCTGATCGACAGCCTGCCGGAGGCGCTCGCGACGACCGACCGGGTCTGTGCCAGCGTGAACGTCGCCAGCACGCGGGCCGGCATCAACATGGACGCCGTGTTGCAGGCTGGCCGGACTGTGCGGGCGATCGCCGACGCGGACGCCGACCACCACGGGTTCGCCTGCGCGAAGCTGGTGGTGTTCGCCAACATGCCCGACGACAACCCGTTCATGGCCGGCGCGGTCCACGGACAGGGCGAGGCCGACGCCGTCGTCAACATCGGGGTGTCCGGTCCGGGCGTCGTCGCGCGCGCGTTGCAGCGATTGATCGATCACGTGGGGCCCGAGCACCTGACGCTCGCCGACGTGGCCGAGGAGATCAAGATCACCGCGTTCCGCGTCACGCGGGTCGGCGAGCTGATCGGCCGGGAGCTCGCCGAGCGGCTCGGTGTGGCGTTCGGCATCGTGGACCTCTCGCTCGCCCCGACCCCCAAGGTGGGCGACTCGATCGGCGAGATCCTGCAGACGATGGGTGTCGTCGAGGTGGGCGCACCGGGCTCGACCGCTGCGATCGCGCTGCTCAACGACGCGGTCAAGAAGGGCGGCGCGTTCGCGAGCAGCAGCGTCGGCGGGCTGTCCGGGGCGTTCATCCCGGTCATGGAGGACGCGACGCTCGCGCAGGCCGCTGCCGACGGAAGCCTGACGCTGGACAAGCTGGAGGCCATGACCAGCGTGTGCAGCGTGGGCCTCGACATGATCGCGATCCCGGGTGACACGCCCGGCGAGACCGTGGCGGCGTTGATCGCCGACGAGATGGCGATCGGTGTGAGCAACAACAAGACGACGGCGGCACGACTGATCCCGGTGCCGGGCATGACCGCCGGCGATCATGTCAGCTTCGGCGGGTTGTTCGGCGAGAGCGTCGTGCTACCGGTGCGTGGCGTAGCCGGGTCCGACCGGTTCGTCCGCTTCGGCGGGCGCATCCCGGCGCCGGTGCAGAGCCTGCGCAATTGA
- a CDS encoding ACT domain-containing protein gives MASPLPSHLLTVLTPDQTGIIAGIATLLDELDVDLLALSQTVLHDYFTVLISARLPAAVDVDVLRDKVQAQIGPDATVAIVAHRAPTAAAVDADRYVLTATGRPHPGLVRTVSALVASRGGNFTDFYSQTFGDRVTMVAEVDLPADVALDQLQIDLEHATATSGVHVRIQHHRLFVATNEIAFRRVQP, from the coding sequence ATGGCCAGCCCCTTGCCCTCACACCTGTTGACCGTCCTCACACCCGATCAGACCGGGATCATCGCCGGCATCGCCACGCTGCTCGACGAGCTCGACGTGGACCTGCTGGCGCTCAGCCAGACGGTGCTGCACGACTACTTCACAGTGCTCATCAGTGCGCGGTTGCCCGCGGCGGTCGACGTCGATGTGCTGCGCGACAAGGTCCAGGCGCAGATCGGTCCGGACGCCACCGTGGCGATCGTGGCGCACCGCGCCCCGACGGCCGCTGCGGTGGATGCCGACCGCTACGTGCTCACGGCGACCGGCCGTCCCCATCCTGGGCTGGTCCGAACCGTCAGTGCCCTCGTGGCCTCGCGCGGCGGCAACTTCACCGACTTCTACAGTCAGACTTTCGGCGATCGGGTGACCATGGTCGCCGAGGTCGACCTGCCGGCCGACGTCGCGCTCGACCAGCTGCAGATCGACCTCGAGCACGCCACGGCAACGTCGGGCGTGCACGTGCGCATCCAGCACCACCGGCTGTTCGTGGCGACGAACGAGATCGCGTTCCGGCGAGTGCAGCCGTGA
- the ybaK gene encoding Cys-tRNA(Pro) deacylase — translation MSTGPTTPATLALEAAGVPFRAHPYHHDPDTESFGLEAAAVLGVELERVFKTLMADVDGELVVGIVPVTARLQLKALAAAVGAKRATMADPAAAERRTGYVVGGISPLGQKRPHRTVLDETAALFDTIYVSGGRRGFDVELAPDDLVRLTSATLADIAR, via the coding sequence ATGTCCACAGGACCGACGACTCCGGCGACGCTGGCGCTCGAGGCCGCCGGCGTCCCGTTCCGCGCCCACCCGTACCACCACGATCCGGACACCGAGAGCTTCGGACTCGAGGCGGCAGCGGTGCTCGGCGTCGAGCTCGAACGGGTGTTCAAGACGCTGATGGCCGACGTGGACGGTGAGCTCGTCGTCGGGATCGTGCCGGTCACGGCGAGGCTGCAGCTGAAGGCGTTGGCCGCGGCGGTCGGCGCGAAGCGCGCGACGATGGCCGACCCTGCCGCCGCCGAACGCCGTACGGGCTACGTCGTCGGAGGCATCAGCCCGCTCGGCCAGAAGCGGCCGCACCGTACGGTCCTCGACGAGACCGCCGCGCTGTTCGACACGATCTATGTCTCGGGCGGACGACGCGGGTTCGATGTCGAGCTCGCCCCCGATGACCTGGTGCGGCTGACGTCGGCCACGCTCGCCGACATCGCCCGCTGA
- a CDS encoding amidase: protein MTPVPTIVDAARAYRAGELSPVEVADACLDRIVERDGTIRAFAEVTAERARWQARQAATELADDPDGHRPLLGIPVGVKDIVDVAGVPTRAGIDGLDARPATADAVVWRRLAAAGAVLIGKTATHELAYGVATPPVRNPADLDRMPGGSSGGSAAALAAGMCLGAVGTDTAGSIRIPAGLCGVAGLKPTRGWCPTDGVLALSPTLDHVGPMARTVGDLAPLLAAMADRPVTADASSLAGMRVGLAVTETLWTSAVRVAFASVADTLAAHGAVVVEVDTPSFAVARWHADRIIGVEAGVMHADLLDASSGGLSATTRDRLASADRIDGPTYFRAAAHAKAVRAGFERALGSVDVLLAPGVASTAPAYGAEGVEVDGRWRPLGHVLCHNMAAANLAGLPAAAVPAGLADDGLPVSVQLIGPSGSDSRLLSMAEALRIVADRG, encoded by the coding sequence GTGACGCCCGTCCCGACGATCGTCGACGCGGCCCGCGCGTACCGCGCCGGTGAGCTGTCGCCCGTGGAGGTGGCCGACGCCTGCCTCGATCGCATCGTGGAACGTGACGGGACGATCAGGGCGTTCGCCGAGGTCACCGCCGAACGCGCGCGATGGCAGGCACGGCAGGCGGCCACTGAGCTCGCCGACGACCCGGACGGCCACCGACCGCTGCTCGGCATCCCAGTAGGCGTCAAGGACATCGTCGACGTCGCAGGCGTCCCCACGCGGGCGGGGATCGACGGGCTCGATGCACGACCTGCGACCGCGGACGCCGTCGTCTGGCGGCGCCTTGCGGCGGCGGGCGCGGTCCTGATCGGCAAGACCGCCACGCACGAGCTCGCCTACGGCGTCGCCACACCGCCGGTGCGCAATCCGGCCGATCTCGACCGGATGCCCGGCGGATCATCCGGCGGCTCCGCAGCGGCGCTCGCCGCGGGCATGTGCCTTGGCGCGGTCGGCACCGACACGGCCGGGTCGATCCGCATCCCCGCCGGCCTGTGCGGCGTGGCGGGACTCAAGCCCACGCGCGGCTGGTGTCCCACGGACGGTGTCCTGGCGCTGTCGCCGACGTTGGATCACGTCGGACCGATGGCCCGGACGGTCGGCGATCTCGCACCGCTGCTGGCCGCGATGGCCGACCGTCCCGTCACCGCCGACGCGTCGTCGCTCGCAGGCATGCGGGTGGGTCTGGCCGTCACGGAGACGCTGTGGACGTCCGCCGTGCGGGTCGCGTTCGCGTCGGTGGCCGACACGCTCGCCGCACATGGGGCAGTGGTCGTCGAGGTCGACACGCCGTCGTTTGCGGTGGCGCGGTGGCACGCCGATCGGATCATCGGTGTCGAGGCCGGCGTCATGCACGCCGACCTGCTGGACGCGTCGAGCGGCGGGCTATCGGCGACGACACGAGATCGCCTGGCATCGGCCGACCGCATCGACGGCCCGACCTACTTCCGAGCCGCGGCGCACGCGAAAGCGGTGCGCGCCGGGTTCGAGCGCGCCCTCGGATCGGTCGACGTGCTGCTCGCCCCCGGCGTCGCCTCGACGGCACCGGCCTATGGCGCCGAGGGTGTGGAGGTCGACGGCCGTTGGCGTCCCCTCGGCCACGTGCTGTGCCACAACATGGCCGCGGCCAACCTCGCAGGTCTGCCGGCCGCCGCGGTGCCAGCCGGGCTCGCGGACGACGGGCTGCCGGTGAGCGTGCAGCTGATCGGTCCGTCGGGCAGCGACAGCAGGCTGCTCTCGATGGCGGAGGCGTTGCGGATCGTCGCAGACCGGGGCTGA
- a CDS encoding acyl-CoA dehydrogenase family protein: MGAPIDPIDLVDVDALLSGDERRWRDSTRELVHAHVLDDVEAWHDREHFPTELIEPIAAAGLLGMHLDGYGCAGASAVSYGLACMELEAGDSGIRSFVSVQGSLAMHALWRYGSDEQKDRWLPDMASGRAVGCFGLTEPTAGSNPAQMRTRARRDGGDWILDGHKRWSTNGTIADVAIVWAHTDDGVRGFVVPAEADGFASMPITGKRSLRVSAASELHLDGVRLPGAAVLPGAEGMSGPLHCLEEARYGIVWGALGAARSCLEAAVAHATTREQFGRPIGAFQLTQAKLVDMALELSKGLLLAVHLGRRKDAGDLVHVQTSLGKLNSTREALEIARTARSILGGDGITDRFPVMRHMQNLETVITYEGTAEMHTLIVGEAMTGLRAFT, translated from the coding sequence GTGGGTGCGCCGATCGATCCGATCGATCTCGTGGATGTCGACGCGCTGCTGTCCGGCGACGAGCGGCGCTGGCGTGACAGCACGCGTGAACTTGTGCACGCCCACGTTCTCGATGACGTCGAGGCCTGGCACGACCGTGAGCACTTCCCCACGGAGCTCATCGAGCCGATCGCCGCTGCCGGGCTGCTCGGCATGCACCTCGACGGCTACGGGTGCGCTGGCGCGTCGGCGGTGTCGTACGGGTTGGCCTGCATGGAGCTCGAGGCCGGCGACAGCGGCATCCGCAGCTTCGTGTCGGTGCAGGGCTCGCTGGCCATGCACGCGCTGTGGCGGTACGGCTCCGACGAGCAGAAGGACCGGTGGCTGCCTGACATGGCATCCGGTCGTGCCGTCGGCTGCTTCGGGCTGACCGAGCCGACGGCCGGGAGCAACCCCGCACAGATGCGCACCCGTGCCAGGCGTGACGGTGGCGACTGGATCCTCGACGGCCACAAGCGGTGGAGCACGAACGGCACCATCGCCGACGTCGCCATCGTGTGGGCGCACACCGACGACGGCGTGCGTGGGTTCGTGGTGCCCGCCGAAGCCGACGGGTTCGCGTCGATGCCGATCACCGGTAAGCGTTCGCTGCGCGTGTCGGCGGCGTCGGAGCTGCACCTCGACGGGGTGCGCCTGCCGGGCGCTGCCGTCCTGCCCGGTGCCGAGGGGATGAGTGGGCCGCTGCACTGCCTCGAGGAGGCCCGCTACGGCATCGTCTGGGGTGCGTTGGGGGCGGCGCGCTCGTGTCTGGAGGCTGCGGTCGCGCACGCCACGACCCGCGAGCAGTTCGGACGACCGATCGGCGCATTCCAGCTCACGCAGGCCAAGCTCGTCGACATGGCGCTCGAGCTCAGCAAGGGCCTCCTGCTGGCCGTGCACCTCGGCCGGCGCAAGGACGCGGGCGACCTGGTGCACGTGCAGACCAGTCTCGGCAAGCTCAACAGCACGCGCGAGGCGCTCGAGATCGCGCGGACGGCGCGCAGCATCCTGGGCGGCGACGGGATCACTGACCGCTTCCCGGTGATGCGCCACATGCAGAACCTCGAGACGGTCATCACCTACGAGGGCACGGCCGAGATGCACACCTTGATCGTGGGTGAGGCGATGACCGGCCTGCGCGCGTTCACGTAG
- a CDS encoding MFS transporter, producing MPSTTAQAVDAAERSVRELLVDPTFGRYFAGNLISNCGNWIQNVSAATAVFAITRSATLTGVVSGALWFGSLVLQPYAGAVSDRVDRRRMLLVGQTLSLMASATLAVWTWLVGVDGLPGPWPIIGATVVIGIGQAIAIPAMQALVPALVPPVDLDQAIALNSVTFTLGRAIGPGLAAGVLLLGGPRLGFVANAMTFVPLVVVLLLIRQRQVERSGDTDGSVREVLRLVRGDRNLLVLLAATTTIGWTSDPINTLTPPMADLLGAGEAAVGVFVACFGGGAALHSLVLRRSRQRLGQDRLGVWGLAGFGCGIIGFAVSPSVWVAAGALLVAGFCFLGAITSVTTRMQRSIDEDVRGRVMALWGVTFLGSRPISAIVNGGLADLTGPRFATATAACAALAGAMLLVWDRRYRERTAAVAHTSAAYAASAPDAERGA from the coding sequence GTGCCATCCACCACAGCGCAGGCCGTCGATGCGGCTGAGCGGTCCGTCCGCGAGTTGCTCGTCGACCCGACGTTCGGGCGCTACTTCGCGGGCAACCTGATCTCCAACTGCGGCAACTGGATCCAGAACGTGTCGGCCGCGACAGCGGTGTTCGCGATCACGCGGTCGGCCACGCTGACCGGGGTCGTCTCGGGCGCGCTGTGGTTCGGCTCGCTGGTGCTGCAGCCCTACGCCGGAGCGGTCAGCGACCGCGTCGACCGACGTCGCATGCTGCTGGTCGGCCAGACGCTCTCGCTGATGGCCTCGGCCACCCTCGCCGTCTGGACCTGGCTGGTCGGGGTCGACGGCCTGCCCGGACCTTGGCCGATCATCGGTGCCACGGTCGTGATCGGGATCGGGCAGGCCATTGCGATCCCGGCGATGCAGGCACTCGTGCCGGCGCTCGTCCCCCCCGTCGATCTCGACCAGGCCATCGCGCTCAACTCAGTGACCTTCACGCTGGGACGCGCGATCGGACCCGGGCTCGCGGCCGGCGTGCTGCTGTTGGGTGGACCGCGACTCGGGTTCGTCGCGAACGCCATGACGTTCGTCCCACTGGTCGTCGTGCTGCTGCTCATCCGTCAGCGCCAGGTCGAGCGCTCCGGCGACACCGACGGTTCGGTGCGCGAGGTGCTGCGCCTGGTGCGCGGTGACCGGAACCTGCTCGTGCTGCTGGCGGCGACGACCACGATCGGCTGGACCAGCGACCCGATCAACACGTTGACGCCGCCGATGGCGGACCTGCTCGGCGCGGGCGAGGCCGCCGTCGGCGTGTTCGTCGCCTGCTTCGGTGGCGGCGCGGCGCTGCACAGCCTGGTGCTGCGCCGGTCCCGCCAGCGACTTGGACAGGACCGTCTCGGCGTCTGGGGTCTCGCGGGGTTCGGCTGCGGCATCATCGGGTTCGCCGTCAGTCCCAGCGTGTGGGTCGCGGCGGGCGCACTGCTGGTCGCCGGGTTCTGCTTCCTCGGTGCGATCACATCCGTCACGACCCGCATGCAGCGCAGCATCGACGAGGACGTCCGCGGCCGGGTGATGGCGCTTTGGGGCGTCACCTTCCTGGGCAGCCGGCCGATCTCGGCGATCGTCAACGGCGGGCTCGCCGATCTCACAGGACCGCGCTTCGCGACCGCGACCGCCGCATGCGCCGCACTCGCGGGCGCGATGCTGCTCGTGTGGGACCGCCGCTACCGCGAACGCACCGCCGCGGTCGCGCACACGTCGGCGGCGTACGCTGCGTCGGCACCGGACGCCGAGCGAGGAGCCTGA